Proteins found in one Allorhizobium pseudoryzae genomic segment:
- a CDS encoding cold-shock protein: protein MNTGTVKWFNSTKGFGFIQPDQGGQDVFVHISAVERAGMNGLNDGQKISYDIVQDKRSGKSSADNLRAA, encoded by the coding sequence ATGAATACAGGTACCGTCAAGTGGTTTAACAGCACCAAGGGTTTTGGTTTCATTCAGCCGGACCAGGGTGGCCAGGACGTATTCGTCCACATTTCCGCTGTTGAGCGCGCCGGCATGAACGGCCTCAACGACGGCCAGAAGATCAGCTACGACATCGTTCAGGACAAGCGTTCTGGCAAGAGCTCGGCTGACAACCTTCGGGCTGCCTAA
- a CDS encoding cold-shock protein, translating into MRVARYAIGDRVVLKSGSGMRTAAEAVCRISAVLPAAYGQNQYRVRYENETFDRRIVDTDIDPERSERATKREEATAPGKGSSWLNPASMKIGK; encoded by the coding sequence ATGAGAGTTGCGCGTTATGCCATTGGCGACCGTGTGGTCCTGAAATCGGGATCCGGAATGCGCACTGCCGCAGAAGCGGTCTGCCGGATTTCCGCGGTTCTACCCGCGGCTTACGGTCAGAACCAATATCGTGTTCGGTACGAGAACGAAACGTTCGACCGCCGAATCGTCGACACCGATATCGACCCGGAACGGTCGGAGCGTGCGACGAAACGTGAAGAGGCCACTGCACCCGGCAAGGGGTCGTCGTGGCTCAACCCCGCGTCGATGAAGATCGGCAAGTGA